From a single Microbacterium murale genomic region:
- a CDS encoding sugar phosphate isomerase/epimerase family protein — translation MSAPDPRLSINQATIKYSNLEEALRVTAGAGIHAIGLWREPVNEVGLDVAARMLADSGLRFSTHCRGGFFTLPDGPQRRAALDDNRRAIEETATLAAAGADGSTAVLVLVAGGLPEGDRDLIGARERVRDAIGALAPDAKAAGVTLAIEPLHPMYASDRAVVSTLGQALDIASDFDAEVVGAAVDTFHIWWDPQVLEQIARAGREGRIATYQVCDWKTPLPADVLLGRHYMGDGVIDFASLTQAVVQTGYDRDIEVEIFNADIWADAPEHVVRRTAEAFTATVSPHLR, via the coding sequence ATGAGTGCCCCGGACCCGCGCCTGTCGATCAACCAGGCCACCATCAAGTATTCGAACCTCGAAGAGGCGCTGAGAGTCACCGCCGGGGCGGGGATCCACGCGATCGGTCTCTGGCGGGAGCCGGTGAACGAGGTCGGACTCGACGTGGCGGCGCGGATGCTGGCCGACTCCGGTCTGCGGTTCTCCACGCACTGCCGTGGCGGGTTCTTCACTCTGCCGGACGGTCCGCAGCGCCGCGCGGCGCTCGACGACAACCGCAGGGCGATCGAGGAGACGGCGACGCTCGCCGCCGCCGGCGCCGACGGTTCGACCGCCGTGCTCGTGCTGGTCGCCGGCGGTCTTCCCGAAGGCGACCGTGACCTCATCGGCGCGCGGGAACGGGTGCGTGACGCCATCGGTGCGCTGGCACCAGACGCGAAGGCCGCCGGCGTGACGCTGGCGATCGAGCCGCTGCATCCGATGTACGCCTCCGACCGCGCCGTCGTCTCGACGCTGGGGCAGGCTCTCGACATCGCCTCCGACTTCGATGCCGAGGTCGTCGGCGCCGCTGTCGACACCTTCCACATCTGGTGGGATCCTCAGGTGCTCGAGCAGATCGCGCGCGCGGGCCGCGAGGGCCGTATCGCGACGTACCAGGTGTGCGACTGGAAGACCCCGTTGCCCGCAGATGTGCTGCTCGGGCGGCACTACATGGGTGACGGAGTGATCGATTTCGCCTCGCTCACCCAGGCCGTGGTCCAGACCGGCTACGACCGTGACATCGAGGTGGAGATCTTCAACGCGGACATCTGGGCCGATGCCCCGGAGCACGTGGTGCGGCGCACGGCCGAGGCGTTCACAGCGACAGTGTCGCCGCATCTGCGCTGA
- a CDS encoding dihydrodipicolinate synthase family protein, giving the protein MSSLRLLAPDGTTSDAALNDSGIYTRPTAPLQSRVAYAAAHVVPQVHADNTPGQPADIDWDATLAFRRNVYSWGLGVADAMDTAQRNMGLDAAATRELIARSAQVAREEGGSVVVGVNTDHLASDHGIETHITLDQVIDAYKEQLHFTEEQEGAGPVLMASRHLARVATGADDYRRVYREVLQSATVPVVLHWLGTAFDPALEGYFGAKDWQTASEVLLQVIAENQDKVAGVKMSLLNAESEISVRERLPHGVRMFTGDDFNYVGLIGGDTIGEGDGHSDALLGAFAAITPVASAAIQALDAGDPDAYRRILGPTEELSRQVFAAPTFYYKTGVAFLSWLNGHQPAFQMVSGLHSARSLPHLSRIVELANASLALENPELARERWHGMLRLNGIDAGGADA; this is encoded by the coding sequence ATGAGCAGCCTTCGACTTCTCGCGCCGGACGGCACGACATCGGATGCTGCGCTGAATGATTCCGGTATCTACACCCGCCCCACCGCGCCACTGCAGAGCCGCGTCGCCTACGCCGCCGCGCACGTCGTTCCCCAGGTGCACGCCGACAACACTCCTGGACAGCCGGCCGATATCGACTGGGACGCGACCCTTGCGTTCCGTCGCAACGTCTACTCCTGGGGGCTCGGCGTCGCCGACGCCATGGATACGGCACAGCGCAACATGGGGCTGGATGCCGCCGCGACCCGCGAGCTCATCGCCCGCAGCGCTCAGGTCGCGCGTGAAGAGGGCGGATCGGTCGTGGTCGGCGTCAACACCGATCACCTTGCGTCTGATCACGGCATCGAGACGCACATCACGCTCGACCAGGTCATCGACGCCTATAAGGAGCAGCTGCACTTCACGGAGGAGCAGGAGGGGGCCGGCCCAGTGCTGATGGCATCGCGCCATCTCGCGCGGGTGGCGACGGGGGCCGATGACTACCGTCGCGTGTACCGAGAGGTGCTGCAGTCGGCGACCGTGCCTGTCGTGCTGCACTGGCTCGGCACCGCATTCGACCCGGCGCTGGAAGGCTATTTCGGCGCGAAGGACTGGCAGACGGCATCCGAAGTGCTTCTCCAGGTCATCGCGGAGAACCAGGACAAGGTCGCCGGCGTCAAGATGAGCCTGCTCAACGCGGAGTCCGAGATCTCGGTGAGAGAGCGTCTGCCGCATGGCGTGCGCATGTTCACCGGCGACGACTTCAACTACGTCGGTCTGATCGGCGGCGACACGATCGGCGAGGGTGACGGCCATTCCGACGCGCTGCTGGGTGCCTTCGCGGCGATCACACCCGTGGCATCCGCCGCGATCCAGGCACTCGACGCCGGCGATCCGGACGCGTATCGTCGCATCCTCGGTCCCACCGAGGAGCTCAGCCGTCAGGTGTTCGCCGCGCCGACGTTCTACTACAAGACCGGCGTCGCATTCCTCTCCTGGCTCAACGGGCACCAGCCCGCCTTCCAGATGGTCTCCGGCCTGCACTCCGCCAGGAGCCTGCCGCACCTCAGCCGCATCGTCGAGCTCGCGAACGCCTCGCTCGCCCTCGAGAACCCCGAACTCGCTCGAGAGCGTTGGCACGGGATGCTGCGACTGAACGGCATCGATGCGGGAGGGGCGGACGCATGA